The following are from one region of the Gossypium hirsutum isolate 1008001.06 chromosome D03, Gossypium_hirsutum_v2.1, whole genome shotgun sequence genome:
- the LOC107949636 gene encoding transcription factor ICE1 encodes MENKEDMGTFSTFKSMLDDEWYVGNNSISSHQDIRDLSFTSNLGDHHQDNLLLHHHSLPSVDSSSSCSPSSSVFNHLDPSQVQYFCQPKPNLSSILNFVSNSPLDHGFDLSEIGFLDNQATNGTTLLNRGNAGVLGSLTDLGHDNHLDPANLCPEAQFSSSRIVQLPENGTGFAGFEGFDENPGNALFLKRSKLLRPLESCPSVGAQPTLFQKRAAMRKNSADSGPNFGVLDGGKVSVQSGTEGDKGKKEMGKEETEKRKINNRDDVEDVSIDGSALNYDSDEFTENTKVEETLKNGGNTINANTSATGGDQNQKGKRKGLPAKNLMAERRRRKKLNDRLYMLRSVVPKISKMDRASILGDAIEYLKELLQRINDLHNELESTLPSSSLTPTTSSFHPLTPTPATFPSRIKDELGPSSSPGLNGQPARVEVRLREGKAVNIHMFCGRRPGLLLSIIRALDNLGLDAQQAVISCFNGFSMDIFRAEQCKEGQDINPENIKAVLLDSTGFPNMI; translated from the exons ATGGAGAACAAAGAAGATATGGGTACTTTTTCAACATTCAAATCCATGTTAGATGATGAATGGTACGTAGGAAACAACAGCATTTCAAGCCATCAAGATATTAGAGACCTTTCCTTTACTTCAAATCTTGGTGACCATCATCAAGAtaatcttttgctccatcatcaTTCTCTTCCTTCAGTGGATTCTTCATCTTCATGTTCACCATCTTCCTCCGTTTTCAACCATCTTGACCCATCTCAGGTACAGTACTTTTGCCAACCAAAACCAAACTTATCTTCAATCCTTAATTTTGTTTCTAATAGCCCTTTAGACCATGGTTTTGATTTGAGTGAAATTGGGTTCCTTGACAACCAAGCAACAAATGGTACTACTTTGTTGAACAGGGGAAATGCTGGGGTTTTGGGTAGTTTAACTGATCTAGGTCATGATAATCATTTAGACCCTGCTAATTTGTGTCCTGAGGCTCAGTTTTCGAGTTCTCGGATAGTTCAGCTACCAGAAAATGGTACCGGGTTTGCTGGTTTTGAAGGGTTTGATGAGAATCCTGGAAATGCTCTGTTTTTAAAGAGATCTAAGTTGTTAAGGCCACTAGAAAGTTGTCCTTCCGTTGGTGCACAACCTACTTTATTCCAAAAAAGAGCAGCTATGAGGAAGAATTCAGCTGATAGTGGACCAAATTTCGGGGTGTTAGATGGAGGAAAGGTTAGTGTTCAAAGTGGTACTGAGGGAGATAAAGGGAAGAAAGAAATGGGTAAAGAAGAGACTGAGAAGAGGAAAATTAACAACAGAGATGATGTAGAAGATGTGAGCATTGATGGGTCAGCTCTGAACTATGATTCAGATGAGTTTACTGAGAATACCAAGGTGGAGGAAACTCTTAAAAATGGGGGAAATACCATAAATGCAAACACTAGTGCTACTGGAGGAGACCAAAACCAAAAGGGTAAAAGGAAAGGGCTTCCTGCTAAGAATTTGATGGCTGAGAGGCGCCGTCGAAAGAAACTCAATGATAGGCTTTACATGTTGCGCTCTGTTGTTCCAAAGATTAGCAAA ATGGATAGAGCTTCAATTCTCGGGGATGCTATCGAGTACCTGAAGGAACTTCTACAGAGAATCAATGACCTCCACAATGAATTGGAGTCAACCCTTCCAAGCTCCTCACTGACACCTACAACCAGCAGTTTCCATCCATTGACACCCACTCCAGCTACCTTTCCTAGCCGTATCAAGGATGAACTTGGCCCCAGTTCATCACCAGGTCTGAATGGACAGCCAGCAAGA GTTGAAGTAAGGCTGAGAGAAGGAAAAGCTGTAAACATCCACATGTTCTGTGGGCGGAGACCAGGTCTTTTGCTCTCCATAATCAGGGCCTTGGACAACCTTGGACTTGACGCCCAGCAAGCAGTCATTAGCTGTTTCAACGGTTTTTCCATGGATATCTTTCGAGCTGAG